Proteins encoded together in one Staphylococcus aureus window:
- the splD gene encoding serine protease SplD: MNKNIIIKSIAALTILTSITGVGTTVVDGIQQTAKAENSVKLITNTNVAPYSGVTWMGAGTGFVVGNHTIITNKHVTYHMKVGDEIKAHPNGFYNNGGGLYKVTKIVDYPGKEDIAVVQVEEKSTQPKGRKFKDFTSKFNIASEAKENEPISVIGYPNPNGNKLQMYESTGKVLSVNGNIVTSDAVVQPGSSGSPILNSKREAIGVMYASDKPTGESTRSFAVYFSPEIKKFIADNLDK, translated from the coding sequence ATGAATAAAAATATAATCATCAAAAGTATTGCGGCATTGACGATTTTAACATCAATAACTGGTGTCGGCACAACAGTGGTTGATGGTATTCAACAAACAGCCAAAGCAGAAAATAGTGTGAAATTAATTACCAACACGAATGTTGCACCATACAGTGGTGTTACATGGATGGGCGCTGGAACAGGATTTGTAGTTGGGAATCATACAATCATTACCAATAAACATGTTACTTATCACATGAAAGTCGGTGATGAAATCAAAGCACATCCTAATGGTTTTTATAATAACGGTGGTGGACTTTATAAAGTTACTAAGATTGTAGATTATCCTGGTAAAGAAGATATTGCGGTCGTACAAGTTGAAGAAAAATCAACGCAACCAAAAGGTAGAAAATTCAAAGATTTCACTAGCAAATTTAATATAGCATCAGAAGCTAAAGAAAATGAACCTATATCAGTCATTGGTTATCCAAATCCTAATGGAAATAAACTACAAATGTATGAATCAACTGGTAAAGTACTATCAGTGAATGGAAATATAGTGACATCTGATGCGGTTGTCCAACCTGGCAGCTCTGGTTCACCTATATTAAATAGTAAGCGAGAAGCAATTGGTGTTATGTATGCTAGTGATAAACCAACAGGTGAAAGTACAAGGTCATTTGCTGTTTATTTCTCTCCTGAAATTAAGAAATTTATTGCAGATAATTTAGATAAATAA
- the splA gene encoding serine protease SplA yields MNKNVMVKGLTALTILTSLGFAENISNQPHSIAKAEKNVKEITDATKEPYNSVVAFVGGTGVVVGKNTIVTNKHIAKSNDIFKNRVSAHHSSKGKGGGNYDVKDIVEYPGKEDLAIVHVHETSTEGLNFNKNVSYTKFADGAKVIDRISVIGYPKGAQTKYKMFESTGTINHISGTFMEFDAYAQPGNSGSPVLNSKHELIGILYAGSGKDESEKNFGVYFTPQLKEFIQNNIEK; encoded by the coding sequence ATGAATAAAAATGTAATGGTTAAAGGTTTAACTGCTTTAACTATTTTAACATCTCTTGGTTTTGCTGAAAATATTTCTAATCAGCCTCATTCAATTGCCAAAGCAGAAAAGAATGTCAAAGAAATTACCGATGCAACTAAGGAACCATACAATTCAGTGGTAGCATTTGTGGGTGGTACTGGTGTAGTTGTTGGTAAAAATACAATCGTAACTAACAAACATATCGCTAAAAGTAATGATATTTTTAAAAATAGAGTATCAGCACATCATTCGAGTAAAGGTAAAGGCGGAGGAAACTACGACGTTAAAGACATTGTAGAATATCCCGGAAAAGAAGACCTTGCGATAGTTCATGTTCATGAAACAAGTACAGAAGGTTTGAATTTTAATAAGAACGTTAGTTATACAAAATTTGCAGACGGAGCAAAAGTGATAGATAGAATTTCTGTTATTGGTTATCCAAAGGGTGCACAAACAAAATATAAAATGTTTGAATCGACAGGAACGATTAACCATATCAGTGGAACGTTTATGGAATTTGATGCGTATGCACAACCAGGTAATTCAGGATCTCCTGTATTGAATTCTAAACATGAACTGATTGGTATTTTATATGCAGGTAGTGGAAAAGATGAATCTGAAAAGAATTTCGGTGTTTATTTCACACCACAATTAAAAGAATTTATTCAAAATAATATTGAAAAATAA
- the splE gene encoding serine protease SplE codes for MNKNIIIKSIAALTILTSVTGVGTTVVEGIQQTAKAEHNVKLIKNTNVAPYNGVVSIGSGTGFIVGKNTIVTNKHVVAGMEIGAHIIAHPNGEYNNGGFYKVKKIVRYSGQEDIAILHVEDKAVHPKNRNFKDYTGILKIASEAKENERISIVGYPEPYINKFQMYESTGKVLSVKGNMIITDAFVEPGNSGSAVFNSKYEVVGVHFGGNGPGNKSTKGYGVYFSPEIKKFIADNTDK; via the coding sequence ATGAATAAAAATATAATCATCAAAAGTATTGCAGCATTGACGATTTTAACATCAGTGACTGGCGTCGGCACAACAGTGGTTGAGGGTATTCAACAAACGGCTAAAGCTGAACATAATGTGAAACTAATCAAAAATACTAATGTAGCACCATACAATGGTGTCGTTTCGATAGGATCTGGAACAGGTTTCATTGTCGGTAAAAATACAATTGTTACCAACAAGCATGTCGTTGCAGGTATGGAAATTGGTGCACATATTATAGCGCATCCCAATGGTGAATATAATAATGGCGGATTTTATAAAGTTAAAAAAATTGTCCGTTATTCAGGTCAAGAAGATATTGCCATTCTACATGTGGAAGATAAAGCTGTTCATCCAAAAAACAGGAATTTTAAAGATTACACAGGCATTTTAAAAATAGCATCAGAAGCTAAAGAAAATGAACGCATTTCAATTGTTGGCTATCCAGAACCATATATAAATAAATTTCAAATGTATGAGTCAACAGGAAAAGTGCTGTCAGTTAAAGGCAACATGATTATTACTGATGCTTTCGTAGAACCAGGCAACTCAGGTTCAGCTGTATTTAACAGTAAATACGAAGTTGTAGGTGTTCACTTTGGTGGAAACGGCCCTGGAAATAAAAGTACAAAAGGATATGGTGTTTATTTCTCTCCTGAAATTAAGAAATTCATTGCAGATAACACAGATAAATAA
- a CDS encoding DUF4888 domain-containing protein, translated as MNTKFLGKTLVASALVLTTLGTGLHSSYLGLDTNKVVKTAKAEEKMTDGQLWKKVKDSLHDSDIILSNEYETINVTYLLSNGYSSSVSAPGNDDGGHLTQSIDFKGLKQIDLTKENVYDDFNKKLDAKNTWNSLTEKLKGLGLLQNGQKVSIYSSDSSSPVSGKVGEGVTSGGENTLTKRFINKITID; from the coding sequence ATGAATACAAAATTTTTAGGTAAAACATTAGTAGCAAGTGCTTTAGTATTAACAACATTAGGAACAGGCTTACATTCTTCATACTTAGGATTAGATACAAATAAAGTTGTTAAAACGGCTAAAGCAGAAGAAAAAATGACAGATGGTCAATTATGGAAAAAAGTTAAAGATTCATTACATGATTCTGATATTATTTTAAGTAACGAGTACGAAACAATCAACGTTACTTATTTATTAAGCAATGGATATTCTAGCAGCGTTTCTGCTCCTGGAAATGATGATGGAGGCCATCTAACACAATCTATAGACTTTAAAGGATTAAAACAAATTGATTTAACTAAGGAAAATGTCTACGATGACTTTAACAAAAAGCTAGATGCTAAAAATACATGGAATTCTCTAACCGAGAAGTTAAAAGGTCTTGGTTTACTACAAAATGGCCAAAAAGTATCTATTTATTCTTCAGATAGCTCTTCTCCAGTCTCGGGTAAAGTGGGAGAAGGAGTAACTAGTGGTGGCGAAAATACTCTAACTAAACGCTTCATCAACAAAATCACAATTGATTAA
- the splC gene encoding serine protease SplC, translated as MNKNIVIKSMAALAVLTSVTGINAAVVEETQQIANAEKNVTQVKDTNIFPYNGVVSFKDATGFVIGKNTIITNKHVSKDYKVGDRITAHPNGDKGNGGIYKIKSISDYPGDEDISVMNIEEQAVERGPKGFNFNENVQAFNFAKDAKVDDKIKVIGYPLPAQNSFKQFESTGTIKRIKDNILNFDAYIEPGNSGSPVLNSNNEVIGVVYGGIGKIGSEYNGAVYFTPQIKDFIQKHIEQ; from the coding sequence ATGAATAAAAATATAGTCATTAAAAGCATGGCAGCATTAGCCGTTCTAACCTCAGTAACTGGAATAAATGCTGCAGTCGTTGAAGAGACACAACAAATAGCAAATGCAGAGAAGAATGTTACGCAAGTTAAAGATACAAATATTTTTCCATATAATGGCGTCGTTTCATTTAAAGATGCGACAGGTTTTGTAATTGGAAAAAATACAATTATCACCAATAAACATGTATCAAAAGATTATAAAGTTGGCGATAGAATTACTGCCCATCCAAACGGTGACAAAGGAAATGGTGGTATATATAAAATTAAAAGCATTTCTGATTATCCGGGTGATGAAGACATCTCTGTCATGAATATTGAAGAACAAGCAGTCGAACGTGGACCAAAAGGCTTTAATTTTAATGAAAATGTCCAAGCATTCAATTTTGCGAAAGATGCTAAAGTTGATGACAAAATTAAAGTTATTGGTTACCCATTACCTGCTCAAAATAGTTTTAAACAGTTTGAATCTACAGGAACTATAAAAAGAATCAAAGACAATATTTTAAATTTTGATGCATACATTGAACCCGGGAATTCAGGATCACCAGTTCTAAATTCTAACAATGAGGTCATAGGTGTGGTGTATGGCGGTATTGGAAAAATTGGTTCTGAATATAATGGTGCCGTATACTTTACGCCTCAAATCAAAGATTTTATTCAAAAGCACATTGAACAATAA
- the splB gene encoding serine protease SplB, whose amino-acid sequence MNKNVVIKSLAALTILTSVTGIGTTLVEEVQQTAKAENNVTKVKDTNIFPYTGVVAFKSATGFVVGKNTILTNKHVSKNYKVGDRITAHPNSDKGNGGIYSIKKIINYPGKEDVSVIQVEERAIERGPKGFNFNDNVTPFKYAAGAKAGERIKVIGYPHPYKNKYVLYESTGPVMSVEGSSIVYSAHTESGNSGSPVLNSNNELVGIHFASDVKNDDNRNAYGVYFTPEIKKFIAENIDK is encoded by the coding sequence ATGAACAAAAACGTAGTCATCAAGAGTTTAGCAGCATTAACAATTTTAACATCTGTAACAGGTATTGGAACAACATTGGTTGAGGAAGTACAACAAACTGCCAAAGCAGAAAATAATGTCACAAAAGTTAAAGATACTAATATTTTTCCATATACTGGTGTAGTTGCTTTTAAAAGTGCAACTGGATTTGTAGTTGGAAAGAATACTATTTTAACAAATAAACATGTGTCGAAAAATTACAAAGTGGGCGATCGTATTACTGCACATCCAAATAGTGATAAAGGTAATGGTGGTATTTATTCGATTAAAAAGATTATTAATTATCCAGGTAAAGAAGATGTATCAGTCATTCAAGTTGAAGAGCGTGCAATAGAACGTGGACCAAAAGGCTTTAATTTTAATGATAATGTAACGCCATTCAAATATGCGGCAGGGGCTAAAGCTGGTGAGCGAATTAAAGTGATTGGTTATCCACACCCATACAAAAATAAATATGTTTTATATGAGTCAACTGGCCCTGTGATGTCAGTAGAAGGTAGCAGTATTGTATATTCAGCGCATACTGAAAGCGGAAACTCTGGATCACCTGTATTAAACAGCAACAACGAATTAGTTGGTATTCATTTTGCTTCTGATGTAAAAAATGATGATAACAGAAATGCATATGGCGTCTACTTTACACCAGAAATTAAAAAATTCATTGCAGAAAACATAGATAAATAA
- a CDS encoding BsaG family lantibiotic immunity ABC transporter permease subunit: protein MIINELKSCKLKFSKQALTFVPIIVTILFILFINWYLNVNLWNGRQISLFTASFNAITSLLISINVYQVINFEENIGHFNHILGKANRLNWLNASMIFTYTITAICILLASINLLWHSHDMKITLMFIGVSLFFNVIILLLLFIFSIFIKDVMAIVVGVLMFIFNVYFGLEVLGDHSWFYLPITYATRYVYMFIEGSIPVTLTLAIYIIITLLLAVLLFKGFNKWSGRTIKD, encoded by the coding sequence ATGATAATTAACGAATTAAAGTCATGTAAGTTGAAATTTTCTAAGCAAGCGCTCACATTTGTACCCATTATTGTAACCATATTGTTTATATTATTTATAAATTGGTATTTAAACGTAAATTTATGGAATGGTCGACAAATAAGTTTGTTTACAGCGAGTTTTAATGCAATTACATCGCTATTAATTTCTATAAACGTCTATCAAGTTATCAATTTTGAAGAAAATATTGGTCACTTTAATCATATTTTAGGAAAAGCTAATAGGCTAAATTGGTTAAATGCATCAATGATTTTTACTTATACTATTACAGCCATATGTATTCTATTAGCATCAATTAATTTATTGTGGCATTCACATGATATGAAAATAACACTTATGTTTATAGGCGTATCATTGTTTTTCAATGTAATTATATTACTGCTACTTTTTATTTTTAGTATTTTCATTAAAGATGTAATGGCTATTGTTGTCGGAGTTTTAATGTTTATTTTTAACGTTTATTTTGGATTAGAAGTGCTTGGAGATCATTCGTGGTTCTATTTACCAATCACATATGCTACACGTTACGTTTATATGTTTATCGAAGGGAGTATACCAGTTACATTAACATTGGCAATCTATATTATTATCACGTTGCTATTAGCAGTTTTACTCTTTAAAGGATTTAATAAATGGAGCGGTAGAACAATTAAAGATTAA